Within bacterium, the genomic segment ACGAGGGCTGAAAAATGAATTTAAACGATTTTCTCCTATCTGTAATAAAGAAAGGAGCGAGCGATATTCACTTCAAGGTAGGTAGCCCGCCTGTTGTTAGAATATTCGGCGAATTGATTGTAACAAAATCGCCGCCCCTGCGTCCTCAAGACACAAGCGCTCTCGCCTTTACTTTCCTCAATGAATCCAGCGGCAGGCACTTCTCCTCTTTTACCGAGATAGATACGACCTATTCTATCGAGGAACACGCCCGCTTCAGGGTCAATATTTTTAAGTCAAAAGGCCATTTCTCTATAGCATTAAGATATATACCCATGGTCATTCCCGAGATAGAAAAACTCGGCATTCCTTCCGTTGCCGGCGATATGGCTCTCGAGCCGCGTGGTCTTATTCTCGTGACAGGAGTCACCGGTAGTGGGAAATCCACTACACTTGCAGCAATGGTTGATCACATAAATAAAAATAAACGCCGTCATATCATCACTATCGAGGATCCTATCGAGTTCATTCATAGCGATATAAAAAGTGTTATCAACCAACGAGAGGTCGGTGTCGATTCACCTACCTTCATGGCTGCTATGCGGGCTGCAATGCGCGAAGACCCCGATGTTATTCTCATTGGCGAGCTTAGGGATCAGGATGCTGTCTCGACAGCTATGCGCGCCGCAGAAACCGGCCACATGGTTCTCTCCACTTTCCATACGGTTAACACAAAAGAAACTATTAATTCGATAATTAGCTTTTTCCCCGAACACGAACAGGTGCAAGTTAAAGCCAAGCTCGCGGCCAATCTTCGAGGTGTTATCTCCCAAAGACTCATCCGTAAAAAAGATAACACCGGCAGGGTCTTAGCACCAGAAGTGATGCTTGTAACCCAAACAATACGAGCCTGCATCGTCGATGAAGAAAAGCGCGAGGATATTCCTTATTATATCTCTCAAGGTTCCAGCGAATATGGTATGCAGACCTTCGATCAGGCGGTCATGAAGCTTTATAAAGCGGATTTAATCAGCTATGAGGATGCTCTCGCCAATGCCAGCAGCCCCGCTGAGTTCGAGCGCGCGCTTCAATTCGGTTAATCGATATGATAAAGATTAAAAAGCCTTCGGACGCACCGCCACCTAAACCCGGCGGTTTCGTGTGGAAATTTCTAGCAAGTTTTTTCGGAACCGGTTTCTCTCCTGTTGCACCAGGGACTGTAGCCAGCGCGGTGAGTTTCGCTATACTATGGTTTATTCCTAACGATATTTGGCCTTTCTGGATGGCTACAGTAGCGCTGTGTTTTTTAGGTGTGCCAATTTCATCCAAGGCAGAGGAATACTGGGGCAAAGACCCATCTAAGGTTGTCATCGACGAGGTCGCTGGTTGCATGATAACTGTTCTATTTCTCCCTAAAACTCTGGTTTTGTGGGTTAT encodes:
- a CDS encoding PilT/PilU family type 4a pilus ATPase translates to MNLNDFLLSVIKKGASDIHFKVGSPPVVRIFGELIVTKSPPLRPQDTSALAFTFLNESSGRHFSSFTEIDTTYSIEEHARFRVNIFKSKGHFSIALRYIPMVIPEIEKLGIPSVAGDMALEPRGLILVTGVTGSGKSTTLAAMVDHINKNKRRHIITIEDPIEFIHSDIKSVINQREVGVDSPTFMAAMRAAMREDPDVILIGELRDQDAVSTAMRAAETGHMVLSTFHTVNTKETINSIISFFPEHEQVQVKAKLAANLRGVISQRLIRKKDNTGRVLAPEVMLVTQTIRACIVDEEKREDIPYYISQGSSEYGMQTFDQAVMKLYKADLISYEDALANASSPAEFERALQFG
- a CDS encoding phosphatidylglycerophosphatase A → MIKIKKPSDAPPPKPGGFVWKFLASFFGTGFSPVAPGTVASAVSFAILWFIPNDIWPFWMATVALCFLGVPISSKAEEYWGKDPSKVVIDEVAGCMITVLFLPKTLVLWVIGFLGFRFYDILKLPPGRAAERRLPKGWGIMTDDIVAGIYAFILAHLFNLLFPKLAIWTPWIS